A part of Rhinatrema bivittatum chromosome 16, aRhiBiv1.1, whole genome shotgun sequence genomic DNA contains:
- the PLEKHO1 gene encoding pleckstrin homology domain-containing family O member 1 — MMKKNNSTKGGQQDGNQQPSQPEKVGWIRKYCGKGIFREIWKSRYVVLKGDQLYISEKEVKEEKNTRESFDLSDYEKCEELRKSKSRSKKNHSKFTLARSNQPGNMAPNLIFLAVSPEEKETWINALNAAITRAKNRILDEVTVEEDSCLVHPTRDRAKIQHSRRPPTRGHLMAVASTSTSDGMLTLDLIQEEDTSPEDHSTCEESFRVDLDKSVAQLAASQRRSHSETTRSSEKRSGSQQRQEQASWDRRSQHDVFDKGMTYTPQVPKRLSHAEKSKCASMEEILSRSDSAERAGSRKGPGAHSVATEPEHLARIQELIALKLEKTQELLTEVKGCGEGKRKTKDLSSKSDSDDILREAEALLGEASSNWSQAKKVLQEIREVRGLYKQLELQQPDPKQKQSTQTQYRKSMM; from the exons ATGATGAAAAAGAATAATTCCACGAAAGGG GGACAACAGGATGGGAACCAGCAGCCCTCGCAGCCAGAAAAGGTCGGCTGGATCCGGAAATATTGTGGGAAAGGCATTTTTAGGGAGATCTGGAAAAGCCGTTACGTGGTTTTAAAGGGGGATCAGCTCTATATCTCGGAGAAAGAG gtgaaagaagaaaagaacaccCGGGAATCCTTTGACCTCAGCGACTATGAAAAATGCGAGGAGCTACGCAAATCAAAGagccgaagcaaaaaaaaccacagCAAGTTCACGCTAGCTCGCTCTAATCAACCTGGGAACATG GCACCAAATCTCATCTTCCTAGCAGTAAGTCCAGAAGAAAAGGAAACTTGGATCAATGCCCTAAACGCTGCAATCACCCGAGCCAAAAACCGTATCCTAGATGAG GTTACTGTCGAGGAAGACAGCTGCCTCGTCCACCCAACCCGTGACAGGGCGAAGATTCAGCACTCTCGTCGGCCACCCACACGGGGTCACCTCATGGCCGTG GCATCTACCTCAACCTCTGACGGGATGCTGACCTTAGATCTAATCCAAGAGGAAGACACCTCCCCAGAAGATCACAGCACCTGTGAGGAGAGCTTCCGGGTTGACCTAGATAAATCCGTGGCCCAGCTGGCTGCCAGTCAACGCCGGtcccattcagagaccaccagaTCCTCAGAAAAAAGGTCAGGGAGTCAGCAGAGGCAGGAGCAGGCCTCCTGGGACAGACGCAGCCAGCATGACGTCTTTGACAAAGGGATGACGTACACACCGCAGGTCCCCaaaaggctctcccatgctgaaAAAAGCAAATGCGCTTCCATGGAGGAAATCCTGTCCCGCTCGGACTCCGCAGAGAGAGCGGGGTCGAGGAAAGGCCCGGGGGCCCACTCTGTTGCCACGGAGCCTGAACATCTGGCGCGGATACAGGAACTCATTGCACTGAAACTGGAAAAAACTCAGGAACTGCTCACAGAGGTGAAGGGCTgtggggaaggaaagagaaaaacaaaggaTCTCTCTTCCAAATCAGACTCCGATGACATTTTGCGAGAGGCTGAGGCGCTGCTCGGGGAAGCATCGTCCAACTGGAGTCAAGCCAAGAAGGTGCTGCAGGAGATCAGAGAGGTGCGAGGCCTGTACAAACAGCTGGAACTGCAGCAGCCAGACCCCAAACAAAAACAGAGTACCCAGACCCAGTATCGGAAAAGTATGATGTGA